From the genome of Helicobacter colisuis, one region includes:
- a CDS encoding SAM-dependent methyltransferase: protein MLKATLQKTFLKAQNTYSKAATIQNKMQDILLEILTHHQKNSHFQNILELGCGRGGFSEKISNKLTYDNFIALDLIDFSQSFLDKNIEFLKFDIENLEIIKNIYQNITFDLIASNATLQWTNQFKLLPKFNQLSNKNSLLLLGIFGKNNLWEMREFLGSGLEYLDTFKYKEILEKDWEILECFSILQTLHFSNPLEVFKHLKNTGVNVYTSSLTLTKTHLKSYEERFKNNLTYEPLYILAQKK from the coding sequence ATGCTAAAAGCCACTTTACAAAAGACTTTTTTAAAAGCGCAAAACACTTACAGCAAAGCAGCAACAATCCAAAATAAAATGCAGGATATTTTACTAGAGATTCTTACACATCATCAAAAAAACTCTCATTTCCAAAATATCCTAGAATTAGGCTGTGGAAGAGGTGGTTTTTCAGAAAAAATAAGCAATAAATTAACATATGATAATTTTATAGCATTGGATTTGATAGACTTCTCTCAAAGCTTTTTAGACAAAAATATAGAATTCTTAAAATTTGATATTGAAAATTTAGAAATAATAAAAAATATTTATCAAAATATTACTTTTGATTTGATTGCTTCTAATGCTACCTTACAATGGACTAATCAATTTAAACTTCTACCTAAATTTAACCAACTTTCAAACAAAAACTCTCTTTTGCTTCTAGGAATCTTTGGCAAAAATAATCTATGGGAAATGCGAGAGTTTTTAGGCTCTGGACTAGAATACCTTGATACTTTCAAATACAAAGAAATCTTAGAAAAAGACTGGGAGATTTTAGAATGTTTTAGCATATTGCAGACTTTGCATTTTAGTAATCCTTTGGAAGTTTTTAAACATCTTAAAAACACTGGCGTGAATGTCTATACTAGCTCCCTTACACTCACAAAAACTCATCTAAAATCCTATGAAGAACGCTTTAAAAATAATCTCACTTATGAGCCACTCTATATTTTGGCACAAAAAAAGTAG
- a CDS encoding pimeloyl-ACP methyl esterase BioG family protein, producing MNIYHNINNNKDILLLFGGFASHFSHFQSFIPSNYDWILLSHYQHLNFSALENLLLPLRSKNLHLLGFSMGVWVAHLFLNRDSIAFDFKSKTAVNGTEYGIHETYGIHPKLFVLTQKKFNLESFKQNLFGIHYPPPKDFLFLEESLLKDELKFFLDYQHHIENSSKWDRIIISSNDLIFPTQAQKNFWSHQAYKQQILEINAPHFAFFDWKILC from the coding sequence ATGAATATTTATCATAATATTAATAATAATAAAGATATTCTATTATTATTTGGTGGTTTTGCATCACATTTCAGTCATTTTCAAAGCTTTATCCCTAGCAATTATGATTGGATTTTACTCTCACATTACCAACATTTAAATTTTTCTGCACTAGAAAATTTGTTACTTCCTTTACGAAGTAAAAATCTCCATTTGCTTGGATTTTCTATGGGAGTTTGGGTGGCTCATTTGTTTTTAAATCGAGACTCTATTGCTTTTGATTTCAAATCCAAAACAGCAGTAAATGGCACAGAATATGGTATCCACGAAACTTATGGAATCCACCCCAAACTCTTTGTGCTCACGCAAAAAAAATTTAACCTAGAATCATTTAAACAAAATCTTTTTGGCATTCACTATCCGCCCCCCAAAGATTTTTTATTTTTAGAAGAATCCCTGCTCAAAGATGAATTAAAATTTTTTTTAGATTATCAACATCATATAGAAAATTCCTCTAAATGGGACAGAATCATTATTTCGTCTAATGACCTTATTTTTCCCACACAAGCACAAAAAAATTTTTGGAGCCATCAAGCTTACAAACAGCAAATTTTAGAAATCAATGCCCCTCATTTTGCTTTTTTTGATTGGAAAATTCTATGCTAA
- a CDS encoding aminotransferase class I/II-fold pyridoxal phosphate-dependent enzyme, which yields MTNAIQTILNQLKQSSNLRTLFPQKHKDLEIQKNGKWLLNLASNDYLNLASNQDFIVEFLDSNLFRENCFFSASSSRSLSGNFEIYEAFETYLESLFNKKALLFNSGYHANIGALSALSRLKNVLFIADRSIHASHIDGLKSFEKVAFRRFLHNDMQDLKKLLEQNANNFEAIFILTEGLFSMEGDFAKIQSLIALKKQFKNVYLYIDEAHSIGSFGQNGLGLCYPVLKEIDFLVLTFGKAMASMGACVLCQNDFRNYFINFSRSLIYSTALPPINIAMSYFSFLHLPNLQKQRERLSNISQDFKILLQNNLDYEILGEYNILSLVLKDNQKAIFFQKELEKKGFFAPAIRPPTIPQNRSCLRFSLTQKIPFHQLESLCDSLKEIDYEYLS from the coding sequence TTGACAAATGCCATTCAAACAATCCTTAATCAACTAAAACAATCCTCAAATCTCCGAACCCTTTTCCCACAAAAGCACAAGGATTTGGAAATCCAAAAAAATGGCAAATGGCTTTTAAATCTTGCAAGCAACGACTATCTAAACCTTGCAAGCAATCAAGATTTCATCGTAGAATTTTTAGATTCAAATCTTTTTAGAGAAAATTGCTTTTTTAGTGCCTCTTCTTCTCGTAGTTTAAGCGGAAACTTTGAAATTTATGAAGCTTTTGAGACTTATTTGGAATCACTTTTTAACAAAAAAGCTCTGCTTTTTAATAGTGGTTATCACGCAAATATAGGTGCTCTTAGCGCACTTAGCAGACTTAAAAATGTCCTTTTTATAGCTGATAGAAGTATTCATGCAAGCCACATTGATGGTTTAAAATCCTTTGAAAAAGTCGCTTTTAGACGCTTTTTGCACAATGATATGCAAGATTTAAAAAAACTGCTAGAGCAAAATGCCAATAATTTTGAAGCTATTTTTATTTTAACTGAGGGGCTTTTTAGTATGGAGGGTGATTTTGCAAAAATACAATCTCTTATTGCGCTAAAAAAGCAATTTAAAAATGTCTATTTATACATTGATGAAGCTCATAGCATAGGGAGTTTTGGACAAAATGGTTTAGGGCTTTGCTATCCTGTTTTAAAAGAAATTGATTTTCTTGTTTTGACTTTTGGCAAGGCTATGGCTTCTATGGGTGCGTGTGTGCTATGCCAAAATGATTTCAGAAATTATTTTATCAACTTCTCAAGAAGCCTAATTTACTCAACAGCACTACCACCTATTAATATTGCAATGAGTTATTTTTCCTTTTTGCATTTACCTAATTTACAAAAGCAAAGAGAAAGGCTTTCTAACATTAGCCAAGATTTTAAAATACTTTTGCAAAATAATCTTGATTATGAAATTTTAGGAGAATATAATATTTTAAGCCTTGTTTTAAAAGACAATCAAAAAGCAATATTTTTTCAAAAAGAACTAGAAAAAAAAGGATTTTTTGCACCTGCCATTAGACCTCCAACCATTCCACAGAATCGATCTTGTTTGCGTTTTTCTCTAACCCAAAAGATTCCATTTCACCAGCTTGAATCCTTATGTGATTCTCTAAAAGAAATTGATTATGAATATTTATCATAA
- the carA gene encoding glutamine-hydrolyzing carbamoyl-phosphate synthase small subunit produces the protein MQTLKNAWVYLENGMFFEAKSFGANKTATGELVFNTSMTGYQEITTDPSYAGQFICFTMPEIGIVGANPKDTESHSIFAKGILCRNYNAFYSNFRAAESLSEFLQQHDCMGICGLDTRMLTQTIRKQGAMMMVASTEISDKNELKKILESSPRIEAINYIKEVSTKENYTHDEGRFDFGLMDFARPKTNKKILAIDFGIKKSILRELVNAGFSVEVIPHCFDAESLIKRHSNKEFDGIFLSNGPGDPQVLNQEVTQIKKLIEAKIPIFAICLGHQLLSLAQGYPTHKLKFGHHGGNHPVKNLLTNQVEITAQNHNYSVPESIQEIAEVTHRNLFDGTIEGLRYKNALICSLQHHPEAGPGPSESTALFSEFAKLIEESKA, from the coding sequence ATGCAAACTTTAAAAAATGCTTGGGTTTATTTAGAAAACGGAATGTTTTTTGAAGCAAAAAGCTTTGGAGCAAACAAAACTGCAACAGGCGAACTTGTTTTTAATACTTCAATGACTGGTTATCAAGAGATTACCACTGATCCAAGTTATGCAGGGCAGTTTATTTGCTTTACAATGCCAGAAATTGGGATTGTTGGGGCAAATCCAAAAGACACAGAAAGTCATAGTATCTTTGCCAAGGGTATTTTGTGTCGCAATTACAATGCCTTTTATTCTAACTTTCGTGCTGCAGAGAGCTTGAGTGAATTTTTACAACAACACGATTGTATGGGGATTTGTGGATTAGATACAAGAATGCTCACACAAACTATAAGAAAACAGGGAGCTATGATGATGGTGGCTTCCACAGAAATTTCAGACAAAAATGAACTCAAAAAAATCCTTGAATCTTCCCCAAGAATCGAAGCTATTAACTATATCAAAGAAGTAAGCACCAAAGAAAACTATACACACGATGAGGGTCGATTTGACTTTGGGCTTATGGATTTTGCAAGACCAAAAACTAATAAAAAGATTCTTGCTATTGACTTTGGAATCAAAAAAAGCATTTTAAGAGAACTTGTAAATGCAGGTTTTAGCGTAGAAGTGATTCCACACTGCTTTGATGCAGAATCTCTTATCAAACGCCACAGCAATAAAGAGTTTGATGGGATATTTTTATCTAATGGACCAGGGGATCCACAAGTTCTAAATCAAGAAGTTACTCAAATCAAAAAACTTATTGAAGCAAAAATCCCAATTTTTGCCATTTGCCTAGGGCATCAACTGCTCTCTTTAGCCCAAGGCTATCCTACACACAAGCTAAAGTTTGGACATCACGGCGGCAATCACCCTGTTAAAAATCTGCTTACTAATCAAGTAGAAATTACAGCTCAAAACCACAATTATTCTGTTCCAGAATCCATTCAAGAAATCGCAGAAGTTACTCATCGCAATCTCTTTGATGGGACAATTGAAGGCTTAAGATACAAAAATGCGCTTATTTGCTCTCTTCAACACCACCCAGAAGCAGGACCTGGACCTTCTGAATCTACAGCACTTTTTAGCGAATTTGCAAAACTAATAGAAGAATCTAAAGCCTAA
- a CDS encoding DUF507 family protein — MKLRLPHAPYIGNKIALDLSTCGFVNLLHGIEGISKIAQNFIEADIKEEIKIEEKAREILEENLDEIEFMQADEHQLFWKIKHKLAENEGFILNWEDRYNHLAHKILDELYEEDLIEYSTSETRVKNVIFKAIDGYVKIYNEIENIVNEKISNYKRKIVFGSEEYDLIFDRLYQEELKKKGFL, encoded by the coding sequence ATGAAGCTTAGACTCCCACACGCACCTTATATTGGAAATAAAATAGCACTTGATTTATCAACCTGCGGATTTGTTAATCTTTTGCATGGAATAGAAGGTATTAGTAAAATAGCACAAAACTTCATTGAAGCAGACATTAAAGAAGAAATAAAAATCGAAGAAAAAGCAAGAGAAATCTTGGAAGAAAATCTTGATGAAATTGAATTTATGCAAGCAGATGAGCACCAGCTTTTTTGGAAAATCAAACATAAGCTTGCTGAAAATGAAGGCTTTATTTTAAATTGGGAAGATCGTTATAATCACCTTGCACACAAAATACTTGATGAACTTTACGAAGAAGATTTGATTGAATATTCTACCTCTGAAACACGCGTAAAAAATGTTATTTTCAAAGCCATTGATGGTTATGTTAAAATCTACAACGAAATAGAAAATATTGTTAATGAAAAAATTAGCAACTATAAACGCAAAATTGTTTTTGGCTCTGAAGAATATGATTTGATTTTTGATAGACTCTATCAAGAAGAGCTTAAAAAGAAAGGATTCCTATAA
- the bioD gene encoding dethiobiotin synthase — MQLFICGSHTDVGKTSVSAALCYAFGFEYFKLVQAGIPTDSQKIQTLSPHTKIHPQGILLQTPASPHIAMQKENIQYNGLEIPLPLSNHLLIESAGGLFTPLDSCVCMIDYLQKYRFSTLLVGSYYLGGINHILLSIDALRQRNIEILGLIISGEQNPQMDSFIQNYSSIKIAHFPTYTNDFQTKAQNLKDSLKKNGILNSK; from the coding sequence ATGCAACTTTTTATTTGTGGTAGCCATACTGATGTAGGTAAAACTTCTGTAAGTGCAGCGCTGTGCTATGCTTTTGGGTTTGAATATTTTAAATTAGTCCAAGCTGGAATCCCAACAGATAGCCAAAAGATTCAAACTCTAAGCCCTCACACCAAAATCCACCCACAAGGCATTCTCCTTCAAACCCCTGCAAGCCCACATATTGCAATGCAAAAAGAAAACATACAATACAATGGGTTAGAAATCCCCTTACCTCTTTCTAATCACCTTTTGATTGAAAGTGCTGGTGGGCTTTTTACACCTTTGGATTCTTGTGTGTGTATGATTGATTATCTCCAAAAATATCGTTTTTCAACACTTTTAGTAGGAAGCTATTATCTAGGCGGAATCAATCACATTTTACTTAGCATTGATGCCTTAAGGCAAAGAAATATTGAAATTCTAGGGCTTATTATCTCTGGAGAACAAAATCCCCAAATGGACAGCTTTATTCAAAATTATAGCTCAATTAAAATCGCTCATTTTCCCACCTATACCAATGATTTCCAAACCAAAGCCCAAAACCTCAAAGATTCGCTCAAAAAAAATGGAATCCTAAACTCAAAGTAA
- a CDS encoding L-serine ammonia-lyase → MSNLSIFKIGIGPSSSHTLGPILAANTFCKTLKEKKLFQETTQVNATLFGSLSLTGRGHLSDKALIWGLSGLNPKTINPSLQEEILKEVMENKTLKLGGERKISFIYEKNIHFCNEFLPLHENAMEFSALDEKGKILFKERYYSIGGGFIKTQEQMQNRNTTKTTQLKLQINNAKELIQEANKRRKNLAEISILYEKQFHTKEEIREYCMEIWEVMQESFYQGCHPKSLILPGPLHLHRRAKGLYERICPTTDPFGILDYISLYAIAIAEENAGGGRVVTAPTNGACAVIPSVMLYLKNHSVGFSDTLAVDFLLSAMMIGSLYKKNASISGAEAGCQAEIGSASSMAAAAMTTILGGNIQQACNAAEIAMEHHLGLTCDPAFGLVQIPCIERNAFGAIKAISAARMAMTRKSHPVVSLDNVIATMYQTGKDMNAKYKETALGGLAKTLSKSVC, encoded by the coding sequence ATGAGTAATTTAAGTATTTTTAAAATCGGCATAGGTCCTTCATCTTCACACACACTTGGACCTATCTTAGCTGCCAATACTTTTTGCAAAACCCTAAAGGAAAAAAAACTTTTTCAAGAAACTACTCAAGTTAATGCCACACTTTTTGGCTCTCTAAGCTTAACAGGCAGGGGGCATTTAAGCGATAAAGCTCTGATTTGGGGGTTAAGCGGACTTAATCCAAAAACCATAAATCCTTCTTTGCAAGAAGAGATTCTCAAAGAAGTTATGGAAAACAAAACACTCAAATTAGGCGGAGAGAGAAAAATTTCTTTTATCTATGAAAAAAATATTCACTTTTGCAATGAGTTTCTACCTTTGCATGAAAATGCAATGGAGTTTTCTGCCCTTGATGAAAAAGGAAAGATTCTCTTTAAAGAAAGATATTATTCCATAGGCGGAGGCTTCATTAAAACCCAAGAACAAATGCAAAATCGCAACACAACTAAAACAACGCAACTAAAACTTCAAATCAATAATGCCAAAGAACTCATTCAAGAAGCCAATAAGCGCAGAAAAAATCTTGCTGAAATTTCTATACTTTATGAAAAACAATTCCACACCAAAGAAGAAATTAGAGAATATTGCATGGAAATATGGGAAGTAATGCAAGAATCATTTTATCAAGGTTGCCACCCAAAAAGCTTGATTTTACCAGGTCCTTTACATTTACACAGACGCGCAAAGGGGCTTTATGAGCGAATTTGTCCCACCACAGATCCTTTTGGGATTTTAGACTACATTAGCCTTTATGCCATTGCTATTGCTGAAGAAAATGCAGGGGGAGGCAGAGTAGTAACTGCTCCAACAAATGGGGCTTGTGCGGTTATCCCCAGTGTGATGCTCTATCTTAAAAATCATAGCGTTGGCTTTAGTGATACCTTGGCTGTGGATTTTTTACTCTCTGCGATGATGATTGGCTCACTTTATAAGAAAAATGCAAGTATTAGCGGTGCTGAAGCGGGTTGTCAAGCAGAAATTGGTTCAGCTAGCTCTATGGCAGCTGCTGCAATGACTACAATTCTAGGTGGCAACATACAACAAGCTTGTAATGCTGCTGAAATTGCTATGGAACATCATTTAGGACTAACTTGCGATCCTGCTTTTGGGCTTGTGCAAATTCCTTGCATTGAGCGCAATGCCTTTGGTGCGATTAAAGCTATTAGTGCTGCACGAATGGCAATGACACGCAAAAGCCATCCTGTAGTTAGCTTAGATAATGTGATTGCAACCATGTATCAAACTGGCAAAGATATGAATGCAAAATACAAAGAAACCGCTCTTGGCGGACTTGCCAAAACACTTAGTAAAAGCGTGTGCTAA
- a CDS encoding aromatic amino acid transport family protein codes for MLSLFGTAVGAGILFLPIRAGMGGFWPVVVMTLLIFPMVWLSHRALSRFVNETSSVDHDITHAAEEYWGRNTSFLITILYFFAIYPICLAYGVGITNTFASFFVNQLQLTNLYDSQTMQLYPSVRLILAIILASAMMVIMLLKEKTITKACNFLVYPLCLVLFAFSFYLIPHWKLEIIQTTPSLKDFIEVVWLTLPVLVFSFNHSPAISTFTLSVRREYGENSEQKANQILFRTSAMLLIFVMFFVFSCILCLDATDFQAARDANIPILSYFANKLDVPFIAYGAPVVAFLAIVTSFFGHYFGAYEGLNGILRKAIKISGNENPNLKAIKIFSTLFMYVTIIAVAYLNPSILNFIESLGGPIIAMILFMMPMIAIWGVSKLKKYKNPALDLFVTITGILTISSVVYTLF; via the coding sequence ATGCTCTCTCTTTTTGGGACAGCTGTTGGAGCAGGAATCTTATTTTTGCCTATACGCGCAGGAATGGGTGGGTTTTGGCCTGTTGTAGTAATGACATTGCTTATTTTTCCTATGGTATGGCTTTCACACCGCGCTTTAAGTCGCTTTGTCAATGAAACAAGTAGCGTTGATCACGACATTACTCACGCTGCTGAAGAATATTGGGGAAGAAATACAAGCTTTTTGATTACAATTTTGTATTTCTTTGCCATTTACCCTATTTGTCTTGCTTATGGTGTTGGGATTACCAATACTTTTGCTAGTTTCTTTGTCAATCAATTACAACTCACAAATCTTTATGATTCTCAAACTATGCAACTTTACCCCTCTGTAAGGTTGATTCTGGCTATTATTTTAGCAAGTGCTATGATGGTAATTATGCTACTTAAAGAAAAGACCATAACCAAAGCTTGTAATTTCTTAGTTTATCCGCTTTGTCTCGTGCTTTTTGCCTTTTCTTTTTATTTAATTCCGCATTGGAAATTAGAGATTATTCAAACTACTCCAAGCCTAAAAGATTTTATTGAGGTTGTTTGGCTAACACTTCCTGTGCTTGTTTTCTCTTTTAATCATTCCCCAGCTATCTCCACTTTCACCCTAAGTGTGCGTAGAGAATATGGAGAAAATTCCGAACAAAAAGCCAATCAAATTCTTTTTAGAACTTCTGCAATGCTCTTGATTTTTGTAATGTTTTTTGTTTTTTCCTGTATTTTGTGTTTAGATGCGACTGATTTTCAAGCCGCAAGAGATGCTAACATTCCCATTCTTTCCTATTTTGCCAATAAACTTGATGTGCCTTTTATTGCTTATGGTGCGCCAGTTGTAGCTTTTTTAGCCATTGTAACTTCATTTTTTGGTCATTATTTTGGTGCTTATGAAGGCTTAAATGGTATTTTACGCAAAGCCATCAAAATATCTGGCAATGAGAATCCAAACCTTAAAGCAATCAAAATCTTTAGCACACTCTTTATGTATGTTACTATCATCGCTGTTGCTTATCTTAATCCTAGTATTCTAAATTTTATTGAGAGCTTAGGCGGTCCTATTATTGCGATGATTTTATTTATGATGCCAATGATTGCTATTTGGGGTGTAAGCAAACTCAAAAAATACAAGAATCCTGCCTTGGATCTTTTTGTAACTATTACAGGTATTTTGACAATCTCTAGTGTTGTTTATACCCTTTTTTAA
- a CDS encoding pilus assembly FimT family protein: protein MKKAFSLIEITIALGILGIIAMLSAPSVLKIYELHTLSQYKLETKLQSLNALLQIKKILQDSIQPSLKIIPNESITQNPLNLKNKSLIFYPKIQESFLIGDYSLPCLHGIFNPKTLQIHSTLNLEFLAIKADFIHLLNQNCKIYHNKLHALFVTENFVFPEDFYSQKYTAEILNLNANFLQTTIPKFLESATANLTLLPKVYFLQTPYILEFGDKISLQTKDKTHIILENLDSFFISTNNFGILLKLCTKDTNNQKLCLEDFIIKEAL, encoded by the coding sequence ATGAAAAAAGCCTTTAGTTTAATTGAAATCACTATCGCTCTTGGAATCTTAGGAATCATCGCGATGCTAAGCGCTCCTTCTGTCCTAAAAATCTATGAACTCCACACCCTCTCCCAATATAAATTAGAAACCAAACTCCAAAGCCTTAATGCTCTTTTGCAAATCAAAAAAATCCTACAAGATTCAATCCAACCAAGCCTCAAAATAATCCCCAACGAATCAATAACTCAAAATCCCCTTAATCTCAAAAATAAAAGCTTAATTTTCTACCCCAAAATACAAGAATCATTTTTGATTGGGGATTATAGTTTGCCTTGTTTGCACGGAATCTTTAACCCCAAAACCTTGCAAATTCATTCTACTTTAAATTTAGAATTCCTAGCTATCAAGGCTGATTTTATCCATCTTTTAAATCAAAACTGCAAAATTTATCACAACAAACTACACGCCCTTTTTGTGACAGAAAATTTTGTTTTCCCAGAGGATTTTTATTCGCAAAAATACACCGCAGAAATTCTAAACCTAAACGCCAATTTTCTGCAAACCACTATCCCAAAATTCCTAGAATCTGCTACAGCGAATCTTACTTTATTGCCCAAAGTTTATTTTTTACAGACACCCTATATTTTAGAGTTTGGAGACAAAATTTCCCTACAAACCAAAGACAAAACCCATATTATCCTTGAAAATCTTGATTCCTTTTTCATCTCCACAAATAATTTTGGAATCCTTTTAAAACTCTGCACCAAAGACACAAACAACCAAAAACTCTGCTTAGAAGACTTTATTATAAAAGAGGCATTATGA
- a CDS encoding type II secretion system protein produces the protein MSKKAFSLLEIILFISVISVLIIALLQSTSLKNIQIQKQTLELQKVTFCNNDSILCLFQSNIPESLYFYEVNATK, from the coding sequence ATGTCAAAAAAAGCCTTTAGCTTATTAGAGATTATTCTTTTTATTTCTGTTATAAGCGTTCTTATAATCGCCTTACTCCAGAGCACTTCATTAAAAAATATCCAAATCCAAAAGCAGACTCTAGAACTTCAAAAAGTAACTTTTTGTAACAATGATAGTATTTTGTGTCTTTTTCAATCCAATATCCCCGAATCGCTTTATTTTTATGAAGTTAATGCCACAAAATGA
- the mshL gene encoding pilus (MSHA type) biogenesis protein MshL — protein sequence MSFGFLQACENRVFDLELQDFGVKIYEVLGEFANECSFSVVLDDEAAKSHLDRELTMVNFKGKDLNFVFDLLFDQADLHYIYKNDVLLLKSIETKIYKINYVSTNRVGISNTSVSINHEDSSRYSSYGSATDDSQATSKSGINITSEDGFNFWETIEGEILGILGQKENDSRVVLNKGAGLISVRGSKKELERVGAYIQSLHQRLQKQVLIDVHILSITHNNTNTTGINWDDLYNLQNLIIPPFGEGASFGGNGEVGNASGINIVGQKGVNNLHYGINIFSQGLSLTRIIEFLESYGKVESISNPKVLTLNNQPAMISVGDILRYQKNTIYQNTNAQTTLTNTDNEYPSLFAGVLLDITPLIFGEEIMLKINPSITKTKENRTEIPNTAFETPPNLMTNQLSSIVSVKNNQKVILGGLISKNFATKENKIPILGSIPLIKPLFSYSQEIENTEEIIFIIEPKIIQAQENVSLETLGYRLIKEE from the coding sequence ATGAGTTTTGGGTTTTTGCAGGCTTGTGAGAATCGAGTGTTTGATTTGGAATTGCAAGATTTCGGAGTTAAGATTTATGAAGTTTTAGGAGAGTTTGCAAATGAATGTTCTTTTAGTGTGGTATTAGATGATGAAGCAGCAAAGAGCCATTTAGATAGAGAATTAACAATGGTTAATTTTAAGGGTAAAGATTTGAATTTTGTATTTGATTTGCTTTTTGATCAGGCAGATTTGCATTATATTTATAAGAATGATGTTTTGCTACTTAAAAGCATAGAGACTAAAATTTATAAAATCAATTATGTTAGCACTAATCGAGTAGGCATTAGCAACACTTCAGTATCTATTAATCACGAGGATAGTTCTAGGTATTCTAGCTATGGCAGTGCTACTGATGATTCACAAGCGACAAGTAAATCAGGGATTAATATTACTAGCGAAGATGGATTTAACTTTTGGGAAACTATTGAGGGAGAGATATTAGGGATTTTGGGACAAAAAGAAAATGATTCTAGGGTTGTGCTTAATAAGGGAGCAGGGCTTATTAGTGTGCGAGGAAGCAAAAAGGAATTAGAAAGAGTGGGGGCTTATATTCAGAGTTTGCACCAAAGATTGCAAAAACAAGTCTTAATTGATGTGCATATTTTGAGTATCACTCACAATAACACTAATACCACAGGCATTAATTGGGATGATCTTTATAATCTGCAAAATTTAATAATTCCACCATTTGGAGAGGGGGCGAGTTTTGGTGGGAATGGAGAAGTTGGGAATGCGAGTGGGATAAATATTGTGGGACAAAAGGGTGTGAATAATTTGCATTATGGAATCAATATTTTTTCACAAGGTTTAAGCCTTACGCGGATTATTGAATTTTTAGAATCTTATGGTAAGGTGGAATCAATTTCTAATCCAAAAGTTTTAACGCTTAATAATCAACCCGCTATGATTAGCGTAGGAGATATTTTGCGCTATCAAAAAAATACTATTTATCAAAATACGAATGCCCAAACAACGCTTACTAATACAGACAATGAATATCCAAGTCTTTTTGCTGGGGTTTTATTGGATATTACTCCACTCATTTTTGGGGAGGAAATTATGCTAAAAATCAATCCTTCCATTACCAAAACTAAAGAGAATCGCACTGAGATTCCTAATACTGCCTTTGAAACCCCACCAAATTTGATGACTAATCAACTCTCATCAATTGTGAGTGTGAAAAACAATCAAAAAGTGATTTTGGGCGGATTGATTTCTAAAAATTTTGCCACTAAGGAAAATAAAATACCTATTTTGGGGAGTATTCCATTGATTAAGCCACTTTTTTCTTATTCTCAAGAGATAGAAAATACAGAGGAAATTATTTTTATCATTGAGCCAAAAATTATCCAAGCACAAGAAAATGTTAGTCTAGAAACACTTGGATATAGGCTTATTAAGGAGGAATAA
- a CDS encoding SH3 domain-containing protein has protein sequence MLKFALLCMVVGGVLIFFAKDINPYLESKSISKPCFYVQASELNLREKPTTEANIQGKLEYNTKICEYSKMENGFLRVSGGWVFAEYLSLNPAVPKKPILPPQKETIVKISQETLPQAKLPQEKSKKIILASRPKDSKEDWLDQAEALLAKENYQAAKTLALKANQENPQNLGSWEVFAKGLYLEGKKTEAIEVLEYVLQTYYDEKLVLLLTQMQGNKI, from the coding sequence ATGTTGAAATTTGCCTTGCTTTGTATGGTGGTGGGAGGAGTTTTGATCTTTTTTGCTAAAGATATTAATCCTTATTTGGAATCAAAATCTATCTCAAAGCCTTGTTTTTATGTCCAAGCTAGTGAGCTAAACCTAAGAGAGAAGCCAACAACAGAGGCAAATATTCAAGGGAAGTTAGAATACAACACAAAGATTTGTGAATATTCTAAGATGGAAAATGGATTTTTGAGAGTTTCTGGTGGTTGGGTGTTTGCAGAATATTTGTCTTTGAATCCTGCAGTTCCTAAAAAGCCTATTTTGCCACCACAAAAAGAAACTATAGTAAAAATATCTCAAGAAACATTGCCCCAAGCCAAATTACCACAAGAAAAAAGCAAAAAAATTATCCTTGCAAGTCGCCCCAAGGATTCAAAAGAGGATTGGTTAGATCAAGCAGAAGCACTTTTAGCTAAAGAAAATTATCAGGCAGCAAAAACTCTTGCATTAAAAGCAAATCAAGAGAATCCGCAGAATCTAGGAAGTTGGGAAGTTTTTGCAAAGGGATTGTATTTGGAGGGTAAAAAAACAGAAGCCATAGAAGTTTTAGAGTATGTTTTGCAGACTTATTATGATGAAAAATTAGTTTTATTATTGACACAAATGCAAGGTAATAAGATTTGA